One genomic segment of Gemmatimonadaceae bacterium includes these proteins:
- a CDS encoding DsbA family protein gives MTAIDLHWQSPEVVYVFDGYCGWCYGFDETLMAFWQANRHRVPFRVVSGGLFVGANKPRIGTLGFIREANARVTQYTGAQFGDGFDAVLRDGSLVLDSEAAAAGFAALREQAPERAVEIAAAMQHAFYIDGRSLSDPDTFADVARTLQLDAARVRAFMTGPQGGMAATEDFALARALGATSFPTLLVVSDGFISPLPRIGASVQMLTRHLDAALSARAAS, from the coding sequence ATGACGGCGATCGATCTCCATTGGCAGTCGCCTGAAGTCGTGTACGTGTTCGACGGCTACTGCGGCTGGTGTTACGGCTTCGATGAAACGCTCATGGCCTTCTGGCAAGCCAATCGCCACCGTGTGCCGTTTCGGGTGGTGAGTGGCGGCTTGTTCGTTGGCGCGAACAAGCCGCGCATCGGCACGTTGGGTTTCATTCGAGAGGCCAACGCGCGCGTGACGCAGTACACCGGCGCGCAATTCGGCGATGGATTCGACGCGGTGCTGCGCGATGGCTCGCTCGTGCTCGACTCAGAGGCCGCCGCCGCGGGCTTCGCGGCGTTGCGCGAGCAGGCGCCCGAGCGCGCCGTCGAGATCGCCGCGGCCATGCAGCACGCGTTCTACATCGACGGCCGTAGCCTCTCTGACCCGGACACGTTCGCCGACGTCGCGCGCACCCTCCAGCTGGACGCGGCGAGAGTGCGCGCCTTCATGACCGGCCCGCAAGGCGGCATGGCCGCGACCGAAGACTTCGCGCTCGCACGCGCGCTCGGCGCGACGTCATTTCCGACGCTGCTCGTGGTCAGCGATGGATTCATCTCACCGCTGCCGCGCATCGGCGCGTCGGTGCAGATGCTCACGCGTCATCTCGACGCGGCACTCAGCGCCCGCGCAGCTTCTTGA